In Mastomys coucha isolate ucsf_1 unplaced genomic scaffold, UCSF_Mcou_1 pScaffold20, whole genome shotgun sequence, one DNA window encodes the following:
- the Nod1 gene encoding nucleotide-binding oligomerization domain-containing protein 1 isoform X3: MEEHSHHEMEGIPSSGCHSYIKLLKINREHLVTNIRNTQCLVDNLLENGYFSAEDAEIVCACPTKPDKVRKILDLVQSKGEEVSEFFLYVLQQLEDAYVDLRLWLSEIGFSPSQLIRTKTIVNTDPVSRYTQQLRHQLGRDSKFMLCYAQKEDLLLEETYMDTLMELVGFNNENLGSLGGLDCLLDHSTGVLNEHGETVFVFGDAGVGKSMLLQRLQSLWASGRLTSTAKFFFHFRCRMFSCFKESDSLSLQDLLFKHFCYPEQDPEEVFSFLLRFPHTALFTFDGLDELHSDFDLSSVPDSCCPWEPAHPLVLLANLLSGRLLKGAGKLLTARTGVEIPRQLLRKKVMLRGFSPGHLRAYARRMFPERTAQEHLLQQLDANPNLCSLCGVPLFCWIIFRCFQHFHTAFEGSSQLPDCAVTLTDVFLLVTEVHLNRTQPSSLVQRNTRSPAETLRAGWRTLHALGEVAHRGTDRSLFVFGQEEVQASKLQEGDLQLGFLRALPDVGPEQGQQSYEFFHLTLQAFFTAFFLVADDKVSTRELLRFFREWTSPGEATSSFCYPSFFSFQCLGGSSRLGPDPFRNKDHFQFTNLFLCGLLAKARQKLLRQLVPKAILRKKRKALWAHLFASLRSYLKSLPRVQSGGFNQVHAMPTFLWMLRCIYETQSQKVGRLAARGISADYLKLAFCNACSADCSALSFVLHHFHKQLALDLDNNNLNDYGVQELQPCFSHLTVIRLSVNQITDTGVKVLCEELTKYKIVKFLGLYNNQITDIGARYVAQILDECRGLTHLKLGKNRITSEGGKCVALAVKNSTSIIDVGCVCDSGAGLLFLGI, translated from the exons ATGGAGGAGCACAGCCATCATGAGATGGAAGGCATCCCATCATCAGGTTGTCACTCCTACATTAAACTGCTGAAGATCAACAGGGAACATCTGGTCACCAACATTCGGAACACTCAGTGTCTGGTGGACAACTTGCTGGAGAATGGCTACTTCTCAGCAGAAGATGCAGAGATTGTGTGTGCCTgtcccaccaagcctgacaag GTCCGAAAGATTCTTGACCTGGTACAGAGCAAAGGTGAGGAGGTGTCTGAGTTCTTCCTCTACGTGCTACAGCAGCTGGAGGATGCTTATGTGGACCTCAGGCTGTGGCTATCAGAGATTGGCTTCTCCCCTTCCCAGCTCATTCGGACCAAAACTATAGTCAATACAGACCCAG TAAGCAGATATACCCAGCAGCTGCGACACCAACTGGGCCGCGACTCCAAGTTCATGCTGTGCTACGCCCAGAAGGAGGACCTGCTGCTGGAGGAGACCTACATGGACACACTCATGGAGCTGGTAGGCTTCAACAATGAAAACCTGGGCAGCCTAGGAGGCCTGGATTGCCTGCTGGACCACAGCACGGGCGTCCTCAACGAGCACGGCGAGACTGTCTTCGTGTTCGGGGACGCGGGAGTGGGCAAGTCCATGCTGCTGCAGAGGTTGCAGAGCCTCTGGGCGTCTGGCAGGTTGACCTCGACAGCCAAATTCTTCTTCCACTTCCGCTGCCGCATGTTCAGCTGCTTCAAGGAGAGCGACTCGCTGAGTCTGCAGGACTTACTCTTTAAGCATTTCTGCTACCCGGAGCAGGACCCGGAGGAGGTGTTCTCCTTCTTGCTGCGCTTTCCCCACACAGCGCTCTTCACTTTCGACGGCCTGGATGAGCTGCACTCAGACTTCGACCTGAGCAGCGTGCCAGACAGCTGCTGCCCCTGGGAGCCGGCCCACCCTCTGGTCCTGCTAGCTAACCTCCTAAGCGGGAGGCTGCTCAAGGGTGCGGGCAAATTGCTCACGGCTCGCACAGGCGTGGAGATCCCCCGCCAGCTCCTGCGTAAAAAGGTGATGCTCCGGGGCTTCTCCCCGGGCCACCTGCGCGCCTATGCCCGCCGGATGTTTCCCGAGCGCACGGCGCAGGAGCATCTGCTGCAGCAATTGGATGCCAACCCCAACCTCTGCAGCCTGTGTGGGGTGCCGCTCTTCTGTTGGATCATCTTCCGTTGTTTCCAACACTTCCACACGGCCTTCGAGGGCTCCTCGCAGCTGCCAGACTGCGCTGTAACCCTGACCGATGTCTTTCTGCTAGTCACTGAGGTGCATCTGAACAGGACGCAGCCCAGCAGCCTGGTGCAGCGCAACACACGCAGCCCAGCGGAAACCCTACGTGCAGGCTGGCGCACGCTGCACGCGCTGGGCGAGGTGGCTCACCGAGGCACCGACAGGAGCCTCTTTGTGTTTGGCCAGGAGGAGGTGCAGGCGTCGAAGCTGCAGGAAGGAGATCTGCAGCTGGGCTTCCTGCGGGCTTTGCCCGATGTGGGCCCTGAGCAGGGACAGCAGTCTTACGAATTTTTCCACCTTACGCTCCAGGCCTTCTTCACCGCCTTCTTCCTGGTAGCAGATGACAAAGTGAGCACCCGGGAGTTGTTGAGGTTCTTTCGAGAATGGACGTCTCCCGGGGAGGCAACAAGCTCGTTCTGttatccttccttcttctccttccagtGCCTGGGTGGCAGTAGCCGGTTGGGCCCTGATCCTTTCAGGAACAAAGATCACTTCCAGTTCACCAACCTCTTCCTGTGCGGGCTACTGGCCAAAGCCCGACAGAAACTCCTTCGGCAGCTGGTGCCCAAGGCTATCCTAAGGAAGAAGCGGAAGGCCCTTTGGGCTCATCTGTTTGCCAGCCTGCGCTCCTACTTGAAGAGCCTACCCCGGGTCCAGTCTGGAGGCTTTAACCAGGTGCATGCCATGCCCACATTCTTGTGGATGCTGCGCTGCATCTATGAAACACAGAGCCAGAAGGTGGGGCGCCTAGCCGCCAGAGGCATCAGTGCGGACTACCTGAAGCTGGCCTTCTGCAACGCTTGCTCTGCGGACTGCAGCGCCCTGTCCTTCGTCCTGCATCACTTTCACAAGCAGCTGGCCTTAGACCTGGACAATAACAACCTCAATGACTACGGAGTGCAGGAGCTGCAGCCTTGCTTTAGCCATCTCACGGTTATCAG ACTCAGCGTCAACCAGATCACCGACACCGGGGTGAAGGTGCTATGTGAGGAACTGACCAAGTACAAGATTGTGAAGTTCCTGGG
- the Nod1 gene encoding nucleotide-binding oligomerization domain-containing protein 1 isoform X5, producing the protein MEEHSHHEMEGIPSSGCHSYIKLLKINREHLVTNIRNTQCLVDNLLENGYFSAEDAEIVCACPTKPDKVRKILDLVQSKGEEVSEFFLYVLQQLEDAYVDLRLWLSEIGFSPSQLIRTKTIVNTDPVSRYTQQLRHQLGRDSKFMLCYAQKEDLLLEETYMDTLMELVGFNNENLGSLGGLDCLLDHSTGVLNEHGETVFVFGDAGVGKSMLLQRLQSLWASGRLTSTAKFFFHFRCRMFSCFKESDSLSLQDLLFKHFCYPEQDPEEVFSFLLRFPHTALFTFDGLDELHSDFDLSSVPDSCCPWEPAHPLVLLANLLSGRLLKGAGKLLTARTGVEIPRQLLRKKVMLRGFSPGHLRAYARRMFPERTAQEHLLQQLDANPNLCSLCGVPLFCWIIFRCFQHFHTAFEGSSQLPDCAVTLTDVFLLVTEVHLNRTQPSSLVQRNTRSPAETLRAGWRTLHALGEVAHRGTDRSLFVFGQEEVQASKLQEGDLQLGFLRALPDVGPEQGQQSYEFFHLTLQAFFTAFFLVADDKVSTRELLRFFREWTSPGEATSSFCYPSFFSFQCLGGSSRLGPDPFRNKDHFQFTNLFLCGLLAKARQKLLRQLVPKAILRKKRKALWAHLFASLRSYLKSLPRVQSGGFNQVHAMPTFLWMLRCIYETQSQKVGRLAARGISADYLKLAFCNACSADCSALSFVLHHFHKQLALDLDNNNLNDYGVQELQPCFSHLTVIRLSVNQITDTGVKVLCEELTKYKIVKFLGLYNNQITDIGARYVAQILDECRGLTHLK; encoded by the exons ATGGAGGAGCACAGCCATCATGAGATGGAAGGCATCCCATCATCAGGTTGTCACTCCTACATTAAACTGCTGAAGATCAACAGGGAACATCTGGTCACCAACATTCGGAACACTCAGTGTCTGGTGGACAACTTGCTGGAGAATGGCTACTTCTCAGCAGAAGATGCAGAGATTGTGTGTGCCTgtcccaccaagcctgacaag GTCCGAAAGATTCTTGACCTGGTACAGAGCAAAGGTGAGGAGGTGTCTGAGTTCTTCCTCTACGTGCTACAGCAGCTGGAGGATGCTTATGTGGACCTCAGGCTGTGGCTATCAGAGATTGGCTTCTCCCCTTCCCAGCTCATTCGGACCAAAACTATAGTCAATACAGACCCAG TAAGCAGATATACCCAGCAGCTGCGACACCAACTGGGCCGCGACTCCAAGTTCATGCTGTGCTACGCCCAGAAGGAGGACCTGCTGCTGGAGGAGACCTACATGGACACACTCATGGAGCTGGTAGGCTTCAACAATGAAAACCTGGGCAGCCTAGGAGGCCTGGATTGCCTGCTGGACCACAGCACGGGCGTCCTCAACGAGCACGGCGAGACTGTCTTCGTGTTCGGGGACGCGGGAGTGGGCAAGTCCATGCTGCTGCAGAGGTTGCAGAGCCTCTGGGCGTCTGGCAGGTTGACCTCGACAGCCAAATTCTTCTTCCACTTCCGCTGCCGCATGTTCAGCTGCTTCAAGGAGAGCGACTCGCTGAGTCTGCAGGACTTACTCTTTAAGCATTTCTGCTACCCGGAGCAGGACCCGGAGGAGGTGTTCTCCTTCTTGCTGCGCTTTCCCCACACAGCGCTCTTCACTTTCGACGGCCTGGATGAGCTGCACTCAGACTTCGACCTGAGCAGCGTGCCAGACAGCTGCTGCCCCTGGGAGCCGGCCCACCCTCTGGTCCTGCTAGCTAACCTCCTAAGCGGGAGGCTGCTCAAGGGTGCGGGCAAATTGCTCACGGCTCGCACAGGCGTGGAGATCCCCCGCCAGCTCCTGCGTAAAAAGGTGATGCTCCGGGGCTTCTCCCCGGGCCACCTGCGCGCCTATGCCCGCCGGATGTTTCCCGAGCGCACGGCGCAGGAGCATCTGCTGCAGCAATTGGATGCCAACCCCAACCTCTGCAGCCTGTGTGGGGTGCCGCTCTTCTGTTGGATCATCTTCCGTTGTTTCCAACACTTCCACACGGCCTTCGAGGGCTCCTCGCAGCTGCCAGACTGCGCTGTAACCCTGACCGATGTCTTTCTGCTAGTCACTGAGGTGCATCTGAACAGGACGCAGCCCAGCAGCCTGGTGCAGCGCAACACACGCAGCCCAGCGGAAACCCTACGTGCAGGCTGGCGCACGCTGCACGCGCTGGGCGAGGTGGCTCACCGAGGCACCGACAGGAGCCTCTTTGTGTTTGGCCAGGAGGAGGTGCAGGCGTCGAAGCTGCAGGAAGGAGATCTGCAGCTGGGCTTCCTGCGGGCTTTGCCCGATGTGGGCCCTGAGCAGGGACAGCAGTCTTACGAATTTTTCCACCTTACGCTCCAGGCCTTCTTCACCGCCTTCTTCCTGGTAGCAGATGACAAAGTGAGCACCCGGGAGTTGTTGAGGTTCTTTCGAGAATGGACGTCTCCCGGGGAGGCAACAAGCTCGTTCTGttatccttccttcttctccttccagtGCCTGGGTGGCAGTAGCCGGTTGGGCCCTGATCCTTTCAGGAACAAAGATCACTTCCAGTTCACCAACCTCTTCCTGTGCGGGCTACTGGCCAAAGCCCGACAGAAACTCCTTCGGCAGCTGGTGCCCAAGGCTATCCTAAGGAAGAAGCGGAAGGCCCTTTGGGCTCATCTGTTTGCCAGCCTGCGCTCCTACTTGAAGAGCCTACCCCGGGTCCAGTCTGGAGGCTTTAACCAGGTGCATGCCATGCCCACATTCTTGTGGATGCTGCGCTGCATCTATGAAACACAGAGCCAGAAGGTGGGGCGCCTAGCCGCCAGAGGCATCAGTGCGGACTACCTGAAGCTGGCCTTCTGCAACGCTTGCTCTGCGGACTGCAGCGCCCTGTCCTTCGTCCTGCATCACTTTCACAAGCAGCTGGCCTTAGACCTGGACAATAACAACCTCAATGACTACGGAGTGCAGGAGCTGCAGCCTTGCTTTAGCCATCTCACGGTTATCAG ACTCAGCGTCAACCAGATCACCGACACCGGGGTGAAGGTGCTATGTGAGGAACTGACCAAGTACAAGATTGTGAAGTTCCTGGG